A stretch of DNA from Bacillus sp. Marseille-Q1617:
GCGTGAGAAGAAATTATTTCTAAAAATCCCATCTCACAAGGATCAGGATTCAGTCATGAAGGACATCCAACAAATCATTCAGCGAAACAAAGGGATACATCCAGTGATTGTCTATATGGAAAAAGACAAAAAGAGTATAAAACTATCTGATTTCTATAGAATCGCCCCGACCCGGGAAGCGTTGAATGAATTAGAAACGTTTTTGGGAAAACCCAATGTCGTTTTAACATAACATGCTTTACTTCAACTGATATTTATATTATTGTTTAATAGAAAAAGGTGGTCTGACCACTGAATTTCTGAATGCTATAGGATGACATAACCGTTGATGAATCGAAGAACCATATAGCACGGAATATGATAAGGAGTGAATGATTTTGTCATTACGCGAAGAAGCTTTGCATATGCATCGAGTAAATAAAGGGAAATTGGAATCCAAATCAAAGGTAGAGGTAAGGAATGCTGAAGATTTAAGCCTGGCATATTCTCCGGGCGTCGCAGAACCTTGCAAAGTAATCTATGACAAACCGGAAACGGTCTATGACTACACGATGAAGGGTAATATGGTGGCAGTCGTGTCAGACGGAACGGCTGTACTTGGACTTGGAAATATCGGCCCGGAAGCCTCTCTTCCTGTCATGGAAGGGAAGGCTGTATTGTTTAAAAGCTTTGCAGGTGTTGATGCATTTCCTATCTGTTTGAATACAACCGATGTGGACAAGATTGTTGAAACGGTAAAGCTTCTTGAGCCGACATTCGGAGGTGTGAATTTAGAGGATATTGCCGCTCCGAATTGTTTTGAAATCGAGGAACGCCTCAAAAAAGAAACGAATATACCGGTTTTTCACGATGATCAGCACGGGACTGCGATTGTGACAGTGGCGGGACTTGTGAATGCATTGAAGATCGTCGGCAAGAAAATGTCAGAAATCAAAGTGGTGGCCAATGGTGCCGGAGCTGCCGGGATTGCCATCATTAAACTGCTTTATCGTTACGGTGTAAGGGATATCATTATGTGTGATTCTAAAGGGGCGATCTATGAAGGCCGCTCACAAGGAATGAACGCAATCAAAGATGAAGTGGCGAAATTCACGAATCGTGACCGCATCCAAGGAGGTCTCAGCGACGTATTGAAAGAGGCGGATGTATTCATCGGCGTTTCCGTCGCAGGGGCATTGACGGAGGAAATGGTGTCATCAATGAAAGAAGACCCGATCATTTTTGCGATGGCGAATCCCGTTCCGGAAATCATGCCAGAGCTGGCAAAAGCCGCAGGGGCAAAAGTGGTAGGAACCGGCCGCTCTGACTTCCCGAATCAAGTAAACAATGTACTCGCATTCCCTGGTATTTTCCGAGGGGCATTGGATGTGCGTGCCACTCATATCAATGAAAAAATGAAACAAGCAGCCGTTGAAGCGATTGCAGATTTGATCAGTGAAAGTGAATTGAATGCAGACTATGTCATCCCCGGACCGTTTGATAAACGTGTAGCACCTGCTGTCGCAGCTGCAGTAGCTAAAACGGCAATGGAAACAGGTGTAGCCCGATTGAAGGTGGACCCTGAGGAAATCCGTAAAAAGACGGAAGAATTAGCTGTTATCGGGAAGAGTGAATGATGACGAAAGTGAACTCTCTCCATTCTCAATCGAAAGTGTA
This window harbors:
- a CDS encoding NADP-dependent malic enzyme, with translation MSLREEALHMHRVNKGKLESKSKVEVRNAEDLSLAYSPGVAEPCKVIYDKPETVYDYTMKGNMVAVVSDGTAVLGLGNIGPEASLPVMEGKAVLFKSFAGVDAFPICLNTTDVDKIVETVKLLEPTFGGVNLEDIAAPNCFEIEERLKKETNIPVFHDDQHGTAIVTVAGLVNALKIVGKKMSEIKVVANGAGAAGIAIIKLLYRYGVRDIIMCDSKGAIYEGRSQGMNAIKDEVAKFTNRDRIQGGLSDVLKEADVFIGVSVAGALTEEMVSSMKEDPIIFAMANPVPEIMPELAKAAGAKVVGTGRSDFPNQVNNVLAFPGIFRGALDVRATHINEKMKQAAVEAIADLISESELNADYVIPGPFDKRVAPAVAAAVAKTAMETGVARLKVDPEEIRKKTEELAVIGKSE